GTGTAAATGGCATACGCAACAGCATGAGGAGATGATAGACTCCCGCGCTGTCCCGGAACTAGATTCATTGAAGACATCGGTCCGTGTCTGCCAACACAAGCCGCAGAACGTTGGAATCATCACGTCAGGCGGATGAAGATCATCACAGCTACCGATCGCTCACCTCCCATCAGTTGATTGGCAAAGCCCACAAAACACATCTTGGCCTACAAGGTTTCAGTACACTAGCTTTTAATGGTGGTTTGATCTTTATGACGTTGCCACTGCACATGATCCTATGAAGACAAAACAATTGGCTACTCTTTATTCTTTGATGTATTTTCTCAAGGAGGTTCTATTTTAATTATATAACAATAAAGCTTCCTTGATTTTCTAGTCATGTTGGTGTTGCGCGAGCGATCGCTCAATGACTAAATGAAGGGagtcttcatgtgcctgtgactGGTGGAGGAACGAGAATCTGTTGGCAGAGAGAACATAATTCGATCTGCTAAAAGAATGACGAAACAACTAAGTTTATAATATCAAGTTAGTGTCAAGTATATgatattttgtcaacaaaaaatGGGGGATGCCGTACTTTAGGCAGCCCTATACATTTACATGTGAAACACTGATAAATATGACTGCCGCCAAGAGCAACTAGAACGTCTTCCACTACAGGTGATGTTCTTGGTAGTTGCCGCCTTGGCAATCATTGCCAGAGTTCTTGGTAGAAATGTCTTCGGTTATGTTCATACGGTACCATAGCCGACACTGCCGTCATTAGCAGCATGAACATTTGGCGCAAGTCCGACGAGTTCCATGCTGGTCTGCCAAAGCTTGGATGCTGCTTCTTCATTTCTTGCTACACTTTTAAGGTTGGCAACTTTACAGTTCCTGAATATGAAAGGTAAAATGAGGAAACAGTACCTTCAACTGCAGTTGATCATATATATCACATGTAAGATATAAAGATATAACATCATCTTGCGTCGGAAGCCTTGCAATAGCAACCTATAAAAAAGTTCAAGACGGACCAATCTTTAAAGCACTGGATTGTCCACCTGAATCCAATTTTGGCGGAATTTGAATtttaagaaaacattttcttatcTGCTTCAACGGAATGAGTTTTTGACTTAGGATTTTAATACGTCTAGAAATGACTGACACATAGATCTCTATAGTTTTATGTACATATAATTCTGATCCATACCTTTTTATAGATATCAAACGGTAAAGTTCAGTGTGTTTTATATTGCCCACTCGATCACCATTATTGACGCCCGTTTGCCCAGTTTGACGTCAACACGATACGGGTTGGTTTGGAAGCTACCGGGATTTTTGCCAATGGGAGATTTCTTACATGAAATATGCTCCACTCGGGATGCCTTCAGCAGTTGCACAGTAGACAGACGTCTGCGCGCCTTGCTCTGGTGTTCGGATGCATGGACGGATGCAAAAACAAAAGCAAGAATAGCAACAGTATTTGTCTGCGAAGTCTTTCCCTATGTCGGTATTCACTGCTCCTGGGTGAACTGCATATGACGTCACACCATCATCTGGAAAGAAAGTAAATGACAATTTCTGAAATGTTACCGCGACATTTATAGTGTAATTCATTACTACTACTTCCTTTGAAGCTTTCCTGTCTTACAATATACTAAAAACGATGAAATTGGCCTGGCTTTTCTGATAGTTTCTGGAGTATCAAATGGTGTGACCCATGGCCCATCCGATTTCAAACATCTCTCCAATTTTTGAAAGCGCACATAAAATACACGAGTTGAACGAAAAGTATTCTTTATAATGTGAAACTTCAATGACTTGGCAGAGAGGCACATTTCTTTTGAAGGACTCTGATGGCCAGTTTTCTTCAGTTAGGTCATCTTATTGTGCTGGCCCCAAGAGTAAGCTTCTACGAATGCAGCTCCTTCTGCCTATACCTTTTAAACGCTTGGCCAGTTCCTGCGTGAAGAAGATGTTGCCCAGCTTGCTTTGACCATATGCCTTCATTGATGACCAGTTTCTCTCAAGAGTTAGGTCATCGAATTGAATCCGACCCATGGAGTAAGCTTCCGAGGATACATTGATGATTCGACTTGGTGAGGACGCCTTCAGTTTATCGAGCAACAGATGCGTGAGGAGAAATGGCCCTGGAGTAGGGTGAATAGAATACCAAATGTAAATAATCTGGAACGGGCGGCCGAAAGAAGTTTAAATTAGCGTTCCGCCGATGCAGATGGATGTATTTCGGAGATATAATCTGCCATAATCGACTGACGGGAATGTCCCTTTTCGTCCTTTGACTGTACATTCCAGACGCAATGGACCGGTCTCGTCCTATCGCCTTTGCATGACAAAATAGAACACTCCGGGAGTTTAATCTTGACGAGCACGAGCCTTTGCGTGCCTTTAGAGCGGGCGGGGGGGAGGGGTTGCCTTCTGATGGgctatgtcatgtatgtgacGGCCGTCTTTCATCAGTGTCGAAGAGGATATGTCAATGTCAGGACACAGGTGTTGGTACGAGTAACGCCGTTTTGCCTTGGCGAGTAGTTTTCCAAAGTTTTACGGAGTCATTCAAAGGATGGGATCATCGTCTTCGGAATACCAATGTCGTTAGGTTTCGAACGGTATCATCAACTCACCTAGATGATTGATATGGAAAGTTAACTCATTGCCCTCAGGCGTGACCGTACGCTCCGTGAAGATAACACCAGCGTTATTGATGAGAAGATCTAAACGATCTTcccctgaaaaaaaacattgccaAGTGAAGATTTGCTTTATGAAAAGTACATACTAGAGTATTACAATGTAAGTATCCAACCAAGGACAGTTATGCAGCCTGATTAACCAAAGACAGTAATGCAACCTGGTTACCAAGGTCAGTAACCCAACCTGCATTTTTGTAAGGACAGCCAACCTAATAAGCTACAACACACCGCCACATAGCCTACAAGGCATGAGTATTTTAACCAAATGCAACAGGTTACAAGCCACACTCCAACATACTGGCATTGAAATCCACCACAAAGTCCTTTAT
This is a stretch of genomic DNA from Lineus longissimus chromosome 2, tnLinLong1.2, whole genome shotgun sequence. It encodes these proteins:
- the LOC135483590 gene encoding retinol dehydrogenase 11-like; this translates as MSAWKEKRLDGKVAIVTGANSGIGRATAEELLNRGAKVFLACRDLTKANAAADEMRASGEAIVMKLNLQDFQSIKDFVVDFNAREDRLDLLINNAGVIFTERTVTPEGNELTFHINHLGPFLLTHLLLDKLKASSPSRIINVSSEAYSMGRIQFDDLTLERNWSSMKAYGQSKLGNIFFTQELAKRLKDDGVTSYAVHPGAVNTDIGKDFADKYCCYSCFCFCIRPCIRTPEQGAQTSVYCATAEGIPSGAYFMNCKVANLKSVARNEEAASKLWQTSMELVGLAPNVHAANDGSVGYGTV